The DNA window TTCAAAAGGTATGCACAACATGACACCCACTTTCAGGGTAGAAGAAGGAGCAAAGTAGAGGCATTGTAATAAGGACAACCACGATAAGCCCCGGCGATAATTTGGTCTGCTCGCTCATTCTAGACATATTCTACTTTTGCAGGGTCTGTGCGTGGCCACTTTGTTCTGCTTCTTCAACGGAGAGGTGATTGCCCAAATGAAGCGCAAGTGGCGGATGATGTGCTTCAGCAACCGACCGCGGACCAATTCCTACACAGCCACTCAGGTCTCGGTAAGATTTATACTAAAAGCTTCACATGCTTTTCTCCATCCTTTCTCTCTACTAATTATGTACCACGGGTTACGGCGCGTAAGAGTAATGCAGCAGCACTAGCACACTTAAGCACTCACATATTATTGGCCTATAGATACGCCTTAATCGCAtgtaactaaaaaaaatagtacaaaTAGTAAATATGAAAACAGAAAGATTATATAGGACAGTTACAGAACCGACGCACCGTTGCCAACTGGCCAACCACCATGATAGCAAATTCTCAGTTCTTTTGATTGTAGTTCGTTCGCTGCGGACCGCCACTGCCAGGAGAGGAGAAGGTATGACTAAAGGACATGTCGGCCAAGCGACGAGCCTCCTCGGGCCCCCATAACCACCACCCCCCTGGCCAACAGTCGCCCTCGGAGCAGCAGAGAGCTCGCAGCCAGAGCCTGGTGGGTTCGTCGTCCTTCCTCGAGGACTTGCGCGGCCGGATGCCGTTCCTAAAGCGCCGCCAAACCATCGACAACTCCCGCCAGAGCCAGCCACTTATGGAGGAGAGGGAATCCGCTGGCGGAGGTTCGCTTCCCCTGGCCAAGCCCGGGTTGGGAGCAGGTGCCGCCGATAGGCCGACAATGATGAGGACCATCGCGGAGGATGTTGCCGAAGCAGGCACGGTAGCCACTACCGACGTAGAAGCAGGAGCCACTGGAGCGGAGGAGGAGAACCATTCCAACGGCATGGGCACTGTCATCGTTCGCATGGAGAGAGCTGGCCAACAGCACATGGCCGATGAGGCGCTTTAGATTAACCTCTTCGAGTCACACAACATCTCATAGTTTAAGCCACCGTTATACCTAAACCAAAACAGGTCAAGAACCCGCAACCCCACCAAAAGCAACAGCCCATTAAACAAAGTTATTATCGCAAGGGGTGTTTCTGAAATTCCTGGGGCCTACAAATAATATTTCGAGTGTCTTTTAGTGGGCAGACAGCTACAGCACAATTGTTGGTTCATCTACGTACTGCAGTTctttaatgtttaaaaaaacaagaagccgaagtttgtgtACCCTTACAGTTATAAGAAAtgatcaactttagtaacactatgtaaagtttttaaggattgttgctgacatcagtaaaattaaaaaaaaatcgtttctttcttttttaagaccatttttatGACATCTGTATGTTAGAGTGGTCcgacttttattaaattgaattataggaagaagaaattatattcccaatattataagataatatgtcaaagctataatttgtttcatattattttcccaccaattttccgatcgttcctatgacagctatatgataaagtcctccgatttaaataaaatttaattcgaaattaagaactaactaaatgttatttccaagcttaggagcctatattgtaaaaaacaccaaagatacaattttttcaaaattttcgactaatgtttctatggcagctatatgataaagtcgtccgattttgataaaattttattcgaaattcaaaaccaattaaaaaatgttattttcaagcgtaggaggttatatgttaaaaaacaccgaagatataatttttcatattactttaccactaattttccgattgttcctatggggctatatgataaagtcgtccgattttgataaaatttaattcgaaattccaagcttagaaaggtatatgttaaaaaacaccgaaaatataattttttttaattttttccccgacagttcctatggaagctagaagataaagttgtccgatccagctggttccgacttatatactacctgcaatagaaagaagacttttgggaaagtttcagcacgacagctttaaaactgagagactagtttgcgtagaaacggacagacagacggacagacggacatggctacgctgatcaggaatatatatactatggggtcggaaacgtctcctttactgcattgcaaacttctgactgaaatcattatactgcaagggtataaaaagtaaaagtaaaattacTGACAATACTAATACTTCTGCgttttcaaaaacaacaatttaacaacactttttatacccgttactcgtagagtagaatggtatactagatttgtcggaaagtatgtcaaAGGcggaaggaagcgtttccgacaaaccaaactaaatatattcttgatcagaacaCTAGCCGAGTCCAGTCATGTCCGTTTGTCAGCCTGTCTGTACGTCCGTATGAGtgctgagatcttggaaactacaAAAGCTACAATGTTGGGATTTGGTATGTAGATTCTTGAgcttcagcagggtgccacgcccattctTACGCCCACAAATCACCTCAGCACTAGAAACCTAGTtctcacattttttaatattttgaaaaaattaaaatgatattATGTTCTTTCCATTAATACCCAAAAATGATTGAAATAGGACGATACTTTTAAAAGATGGGCCaaatatattcaatattttgcaaattcaATTGAGGTTGCCCACCACATGCAGCAAATCAGCCATTTTCACCAATACGCCACTAGCCGCTAGAGACGCCACCAGTTGGTGCTTTATGCGTGGTGGGGCTAGCAAAACACAGATTTCCTGGAAATTCCATCACTCTTGCACTCATTTTATCTGCGTAACGGGTATCCAATAGTCGATGACATCGATTTAAGAAAAGCTTATAAATTCATGACCACCACTTAAATTGtagaaaactattaaaaattgtttaaggcCGTTCAGCAAAACCTAACGATGTTAAAGAAATCTGCGAAAATTGCATAGCATACTTTCAGACACCCGAAATATTGTTGAGAAACCTCTGCACAACTTCTTAGACACCCAGAACAAATTCCTTCGTCGGAAAGGCAAACATTTATTTCGCTACGGCATGCACATGCTAAGTGTGAGGTTCAAGTAGTATATTTCCCGGCTTTCCTTGGTTTTTCCAGAATGAAAATGCGACCCTCTTGAACGAGAACATATTTATTGTACCTATGACTGTAAGAATTTATGTGGATATTAAATATCATTGTTGTCTTAAATGTAAAGTGTACTCTAGGACTAGTCACCAACCCCTTCCCACATATATCTCTCTCTGTGGTAAGCTGAGCTTTCTGGCAATCGCTTTTAGTGTGTCTATGAATGTACGCAAaagtaataacattttaaatatatgtatgtttacTGAACGTTTCCGAGTTTCACTGGCTTGCTCTGCTCGGCTAATTAGTCAACTTTCAGTTTGTTTAATGAATCTGGGATACGTCTGTCAGCAACAGCAGGAACCACATCACCCTAACCTAATGCTCATTTAATGAATGCCACTTGAAGTGAGTTCTCCACCTTCTGTTTTCTAAGTACGTTGTCCAGGTCAGCCGAGTTCCATTTAATCCAAAGCAGTTTGTGCAACAAGTTGAAGCCTAATTTATGTTGTGCCTTACTGCTATAAGTTGGAATATGGTGTAATAGCAGTGGGTATTTTACTAGGGTATCCAAAAAACTACAAacttaaagtttaaaattacGGGTAggtatttgaatttttctaattgatgttgtttaaaaaaagataGTTCCGCTTACATTTTACCAGTGAACCAGTGGTatggaaattattattttatgagGAACCCCATATTCCTTATAATTCTTTAACAGGTGAGTAGGACAGTGGTTCCAGTAATAcacaattcaaatttaaaagactTTACAGGACAAtttctttttgctttttttaaagtaatagtAACTAAGAAACGCCCAAGTCGAGCTTAAATAAAGACTAATTACCTCTTAAGGCATGGCATAATGATTTATGAGCAGTACCAAAAGtcataaagttttatatttatttttttcccttCTCGAAATGTGTCAGCTTTCCCCACGTAAACTTTGCGGCAGCCTGGCTGAAAATGCATTCTGGCCAGCCAGGACACTCAACTGCAACAAAGCTCGTTGCAGTGCTGTCAACATTTGCTGACACTTATTGAGGATTGTCCGTTGAGGTCTGGCTCTGGTTTGGCCATTTCCGTTGGTGGTTTTTTAATGGCGTCCCTGCAAGTGGGTGGAGGTAGCTGTGACTGCAGTGATACTGGGTTTGTATGGCAGACACGTGTCCCCGCTGTTTCCCCGTTGTGCGGCACAATGTTTTATGCATGTAAAGTGTGTGCGATAAGTGGCAGTTTCACATCGTGCACTATCACACTCCTGTCCCAGAAACTCATAATTCTACGGATTATTCGCGCCCGAAAGCACGGAGAACCTGATGCTGTTTGCAGCCCAGGTTGATGGGGCTCATTCGCCACGTACGCCCGCCCAAAAAACGTTTCACATCAGCCAGCAGGCAAATGAGCTGTTTAATTCCGGAGCTGTTTGTTTTCGTAGCTGCCATCGAAGGAAAATCCCACAGAAGGGAAAACATTTGTGTTATGCAAACTAGCAAGTATCTTGATTACTTACCGACTTAATGTCGCATGCTTTTGCCAACGATTACCTTGAAGTTGCGTTATAGTTTTGAAATGGAAGTGGAAAACTATTCACTCGAACATTTAAAGTAAAACCCAGGGTATATTGTATTCGAATACACTTTCCGGTaaactatttaataaaaaactttccCCAACctgaaaaaatattcataacAATTTGAAAGAAGATTCTATAACTAaaccaaaattatataaatagggtagaaaatagtttttttaagcTCGATAAAGAGTCATTGAAAGCAAAGCGTACTACTAAGTTGTGCCTATACTAATTAGTGAATCAACATTtcagcaaatatttttaaacaaccTAGCTTACACTTCAAcctaaaatacaatttataaaatcgtttatttttgaaaagataAAACGAACTTGGCTGACTTTTGAGTGATACTTGGGCAAAAGCCCTAAAAACAAAGGTAAATTTCAAGGAATTTTTGGCATCGTCATCGCCGTCCTTCTACCCTGCGTGACTCGCACGTCCTGTTGTCGGAGGATAAGTGCATTCCGTTGGCCCTCAGACGGAATTTATGGTGCGGTGGGTCGGGTCACAAATAATGCATAAACCTGGCAAGTTGCAAGTGCCAGTTGAAGAGCTTGGTGTGGTCTGGCTTGGGActgggttttggttttgtctTGATTTTGACTCTGGTTGCGCGTTTGACTTGACAGTGATTTTTCGGCATCCGGGAGAGtgcactttaattaaaaattttgccCCACCGAAAGGCTGGGTGTGAAGTGGGCTTGAATAGAGTTTCGCATACGCCTGGGTGTGCGGCTTTTAATTGAAGCGCTGCTGAAGTTGGGGCTGCTGTTGTCGCCTGTGTATTTGCATAATGAACTCAATTAAAAGTTGGCCGCTTCACACCCACCCTCCGATGTCGGGCTGTTCGCCCCTCTGGGTTAGACTTAAGCTAATGTCAGGAACTGTTTAACGAGGGGTTGGCTCCTTGACGCCTCTGTGAATTTACTCCTTTTTGTCCTTGAGCAGCAGCTGCATTCGCTGTCCCACCAGTCCCAGTGGCTTTCGAGCCACCAAATGGCACGTGGATTGCCTGAAAAATGTGGGTGTTAGCCTGGAATGTATGTGTGTCCCGATTCTTAACTCActtgtatattattttcttacgGTCCGCCCAGGGCCAAGACCGCTCCAGCTTATCCAGTCTAAAGAGCAGCTGTAAGTAGTTATAACATTATGACGTTGTCTATCTACCCGAAAATTATTGGGTATTTAAAActtgaatattaataaaaatattgttttaaaaggTAAATTCTTTCAACTACTGGCGAATAAAGTACACTACTAAAATTTATAGTTcctcaaaaatatttactaagCTTAgaactaacaaaaaaaagccATAAACAACGTGAACTCGAAATGGTTATCTAGTAGTAACCAAATGGTATACTTTACTATAATAATACTATAATTTGGTTCCCGaccatttgattttaaaaaagaaaagattgGTTTTTTTCGATCGCCGATTGGTAATCTAAtttcattataccctctgcaagggtataatgatttcagtcagcgCAATgatttgcaacgcagtgaaggaaacgtttaagaccccataaagtatatatactcgtattcttgaacagcgtcactagacgaagcgatctagccatgtccgtctgtccgtccgtctgccggTCCGTTTcaacgcaaactagtctctcagttttaaagctatcgggctgaaactacCACTAagtttccgattgttcctatatgataaagtcgttcgatattaataaaatttaattcgaaattcagaactaatttaaaaatgttatatccaagcttagaaaggtatatgttaaaaaacaccaaaggtataatttttttttaatattttccccgatagttcctatggaagatataagatatagtttatggggtcggaaacttctccttcactgcgttgcaaacttctgattgaaattattataccctctgcaagggtataaaaattatttactaaagttgattatttcttataactgcaagggtatacaaacttcggcttgccgaagttaacttcctttcttgttttttatataaaagcTGTTTAATTCAGAATAATCAATGATGtattaattggtttttatgcaaatgcttcaattattattatggtacTGCTACTACTGTCTCAGTAGGCTGTTTGAAACAAGAGTTCCCATTACCTTTTGTGTCTGGCCCTCAGCAGACTCTTGAGAAGGTGCCAGTGGTGTGGGCGTAGTCGGGCGCACTCTTGGGGGCTCAGGCTCCGGGAACGGCGCCTTCTCCCTCAGCTGCTTCTCCTGAGGCATGTCCTTCGTCTGATGCCCCACTGTCAGTTCACCTTCGGCCTCGGCATCGTTAATACGCAGCTTGGGCACATTGCGCAGATTCCAGGTGTAGGAGGTGTTCAAGAAGTCGCTGTCATCTTCGTCCTCAGTGGGGGAATATGTATCCTCGGCTGGTGCCGCCGGGAGTTTCATAAAGTAAACCGTGCTGGCAAGCTCCTTCTCGTCATCGGATTCCGTGTCATCGCTTGCCTCATTTACCGGATAATTGGCTTCCGATGCATAATCCGATTCCGGTGTGACATCCTTCAGCAGCTTTGATTGCTTGCCACCTTTGGGGACATCCTCCCGCTCATCATCGTCCCCCTGCATCTGCAATAAATCATCCTCGTCACTTTCGGTGGCACCCGCCTGCTCCACATCCTTCAACTCGAAGTCAAAGGCATCCTCGTCGTAGGAGAACTTTCGCTGCACATAggcctcctcgtcctcgtccaccTCCGACTCACTCATCCGCCCAAAGCTCTGCGACACGGTGGCCAAGGTGGAGCATAGGATTTTCGGTATTTCGGCTATGGCCGACAGCTTTCGTTGCATCTCCAGAAGGCGCATCTCGATGGAGCTGGCTCGGATGCGTCCTAAATGAAATCCATCAGTGGCAGATCATTTCAGGGTTTTTAAGGGACTTTGACTTTATTAAAGTAACAAATACGGACACAAAGTATTCGATATTATGTACAAgagtgcacagaaaaaaagggacacaaaccgaaaaaaaattgtatcggAGATATTAAACGATTCAATCAAACCACATTCAATCAATTATTTcatgattttattattatttaattgtaaataaaatgtaaccCAACTACGTTgataataagaaatttaaaacgagtactcaaaagaaataatattatattacttctaatgtaattatttaatccacaatatgtttttaacttcacaaattaaaattcagtatttaaaaatatgaatccTGATAATTTTCGAACGGCTTGTTctccttttaaaaaataaaatataaacattttcggtTCATATAAAGATGTAAAAACATCGAAAAATTaagagaaatttattttaaaacttttatttatagcATAAATGTTAAATTCGATCTCGATTCGATCTCCTCTATTCTGACTGTTCTCcatttgaaaattatattacatttcagTACAGAATTAAGGGTGCGGGGTTAAGCCGGTTAGCTTGGAACTCGGCTCCTCACTTGGCCTTGGAGGCACTGGGCAGGGCCATCAGCATGTTCTCGATAGTGTTGCTGCGCAGCTCCTGGTTGTCGCCCACCTCCGCGAAGAAGCGCCGGATGTTTCGGATGATGCGATGGTGGGGCAGCTCCTGGATCGCGGGGACACAACACGAGGGCGGAGAACACggcggaaaatggaaaacggaa is part of the Drosophila biarmipes strain raj3 chromosome 2R, RU_DBia_V1.1, whole genome shotgun sequence genome and encodes:
- the LOC108029756 gene encoding uncharacterized protein LOC108029756 isoform X3, which codes for MPEPLGLLFSVPETKAKAPIIKVSCGIGDTDGFPALDVDSEAYATKDDSRWGFLITGGAEFHMPLTVFQVTPSGLADKAGIRLGDIILEINEEDASELTLSQAHEKINSTPKKIHFLLRNMEEDDPMGQFEAGEEKSIVMRVPKPLPPPSGRIRASSIEMRLLEMQRKLSAIAEIPKILCSTLATVSQSFGRMSESEVDEDEEAYVQRKFSYDEDAFDFELKDVEQAGATESDEDDLLQMQGDDDEREDVPKGGKQSKLLKDVTPESDYASEANYPVNEASDDTESDDEKELASTVYFMKLPAAPAEDTYSPTEDEDDSDFLNTSYTWNLRNVPKLRINDAEAEGELTVGHQTKDMPQEKQLREKAPFPEPEPPRVRPTTPTPLAPSQESAEGQTQKLLFRLDKLERSWPWADRKKIIYKQSTCHLVARKPLGLVGQRMQLLLKDKKE